The DNA segment AACGGACACCTCAACGCGCCTAATTGCCCGAAATCTGTTCTGGCAGGGCTACACGGTTGCGGAAATATCCCGCACTTTGTCCCAGCCCTACGGCACCATTGACGCCTGGAAACGCCGGGATGCATGGCAGGACGCGCCGATACTGACGCGCATAGAGGGGCACGTTGAAACCCGCCTTATGCGACTGGTGGTCAAGGAGCAGAAGACAGATTCCGACCTTGCGGAGATTGACAATCTTGCACGCATTCTGGAGCGCACGGCCCGCATACAACGCTTCAAGACAACGGGCCGGGAGTCCGACCTCAACCCGGCCCTTGAGAACCGGGCAAAGGGACGGCGCCGGAAGCGGGAGGAGCAAAACGCCATCAGCGATGAGCAGGTCTGCACTTTGCGCCACGATTTTCACGCCAATCTGTTTGACTACCAGAAGTACTGGCACAGCGTGCGCCATAACCGGGCGCGCAACATTTTGAAGTCTCGTCAAATTGGTGCCACGTGGTATTTCGCACGGGAAGCGTTTCTCGATGCGGTAGAAACCGGCGATAACCAGATCTTCCTGAGCGCCTCAAAAGCACAGGCACATGTTTTCAGGAGCTACATCGTTCAGTGGGCCAAGGATGCTGCCGGTATAGAACTGAAAGGCGATCCTATTGTTCTTGCCAACGGGGCCACACTTTATTTTTTGGGTACCAACAGCAAAACCGCACAGTCCTACCATGGACACGTATACCTCGATGAGTACTCGTGGATCGCAAAATTCCTGGAATTCCGGAAAGTCGCATCAGCCATGGCGACGCACAAAAAGTGGCGACTGACTTATTTCTCGACGCCATCCGTAATCGGCAGGGATGCTCACGCCTTCTGGTCCGGGGCCGCCTGGAACAAGGGGCGGGCGAAGGCAGACAAGGTTGACTTGGATACCTCGCACACAGCCCTCAAGGCGGGGGCCACGGGACCGGATGGGCAGTGGCGGCAGATTGTTACAATTGAAGATGCAGAGGCGGGCGGCTGTAACCTGTTCGATATTCCGAACCTCAGGCAGGAATACAACGAACAGGATTTCAGGAACCTGTTCCTGTGCGAATGGGTTGATGACACCACCTCGTTCTTCACCTTCGAGGAAATGCGCCGGTGCATGGTGGACAGCTGGGACGAATGGAGCGATTTCGCCCCGGACCTTGCCCGCCCCTTTGGCGACAATCCGGTATGGATTGGTTACGATCCTGCCCAAACCGCTGACAACGCCTCTGTGGTGGTGGTCGCACCTCCGGCCATGGATGGCGGCAAATTCCGGGTTATCGAAAAACTATTTGTTAACGGTCAGGATTTTCAGGAGCAGGCAAACCGCATTGAAACACTGACCCGACGCTACAACGTAGCGCACATCGGCATTGACACCACAACCATTGGCGCTGGTGTTTACGAAATGGTGCGCCGTTTCTTTCCGCAGGCCCGCGCCATTACCTACAGCGTCGAAGTAAAAACCAGAATGGTCCTGAAAACCAAGCAGTTGGTTACCCGTCGGCGTCTGGAGTTCGACGCGGGTTGGACCGATGTTGCCGCCGCTTTCATGGCCATTCGCCGCACCACAACAGCTTCTGGACGGCAAACAACTTTTTCCGCCGGTCGGACCAAGGAAACGGGACACGCCGACGTGGCATGGGCCGTGATGCATGCAATAGATCGCCTGGATTTCGACGGCTTTGAAAAGGCCGAGGGATCTTCGCACGGATTCATGGAGTTTTTCTGATGAGTTTGGAAACCTTTACCTTTGGCGACCCCCTTCCGGCCATCGACCAAAGAGACATAATGGGCCTCTTCCATTCCGCGTGGTCCGGCAAGTGGTATGAACCGCCCATGAGCTTTGAAGGCTTGGCTAAAGCGCTGAATTCCAATCCACACCACCAGAGCGCCATACACTACAAGGCGTCACTGCTTGCATCACGATTCAGACCGAGCCGCCTTTTATCGCGACAGGACTTCCGGCGGCTGGCACTGGATTTTCTTGTGCTTGGAAATGCGTGGGTCGAACGCCGTCAAAACCGCCTTGGCTCGACACTCCGTCTCCAGCCAACGGTGGGACGCTGGACGCGCGTGACACGAGATGGCGCGGTTGTCCTTCACGAGGGGCAGGATTATGCGATCCGCGCCCCCCATGTCCTGCACCTGATGAATATCGACATCCACCAAGAAATCTACGGTATGCCGGACTACACCGCTGCCTTGCAGAGCGCATTTCTGAACGAAGCCGCAACCCTGTTCCGGCGGCGCTATTACCTGAACGGCACACACGCGGGCTTTATTCTTTACATTAGTGATCCGCTCAACAGCCAGGATGACGTGGAGAAGCTGCGGGACCAGATGAAAGGGGCCAAGGGCATCGGGAATTTCAAAAACATGCTCTTGTACGCCCCGAGCGGCAAGAAAGATGGCGTACAACTGATCCCTATTTCTGAGGTCGCCGCCAAGGACGAATTTTTCAGCATGAAAAACGTGACGCGGGACGACATTCTGGCCGCCCATCGCGTCCCGCCACAACTCCTTGGTATCGTGCCTTCGAACGCCGGTGGATTTGGATCTGTCGAGAATGCTGCCGCCGTTTTCATCGACAACGAGATCAAACCGTTAATGACGGCATTTGAAGTGGTCAATGACTGGTGCGGTGAACAGGCTGTTGCGTGGATCGAAGCATAACCGAGTATTGCAGGAAGCTCCTTTATCGGTTTTTTCCGCAATACTCTCTTTGCGTGCTGCCTCAGCGCATGGTGAGGCGGCGGGGCTTCTGAGGCCGGGGCGCGCCCTCTTCAGCGATTGTGTAGTCTTGAGATGCTGCGGGAATTCCCATTTCGCGCCGGGCCAGATCAGCAAGAAAGGCCGATCGTGTAAGGCCTCGCTCCTTGGCGGCCTGGTCCGTGGCGTCCAGTAATCCGGCATCCATGGTGATATTGGCGCGCACCGTGCGCCCGGTCAGATGGATAAACGGCACGGCCAGCAGAAAAGCTCCATTTTTTAAATCTGCCTGAACATCCCGCAGCCGTCGCACGACCTCAAGGGAGCGGGCACGCGGTATGCGCTCTCCCTCCAGGTGTAGGGCCACAGCCTCGGCGGCATTGGGAAGAAGCTCATCCAGCGTGTCGGCGGCTGAGAAACATCCGGGGACATCCGGAAAGTGTATCCCGTAGGCACTGTTTTCATCTTGGTGAACAACACCGATGTAATAACGCATGAACGTCTCTCCTGCCTA comes from the Haematospirillum jordaniae genome and includes:
- a CDS encoding terminase large subunit domain-containing protein; the protein is MTCLTDSIETDTSTRLIARNLFWQGYTVAEISRTLSQPYGTIDAWKRRDAWQDAPILTRIEGHVETRLMRLVVKEQKTDSDLAEIDNLARILERTARIQRFKTTGRESDLNPALENRAKGRRRKREEQNAISDEQVCTLRHDFHANLFDYQKYWHSVRHNRARNILKSRQIGATWYFAREAFLDAVETGDNQIFLSASKAQAHVFRSYIVQWAKDAAGIELKGDPIVLANGATLYFLGTNSKTAQSYHGHVYLDEYSWIAKFLEFRKVASAMATHKKWRLTYFSTPSVIGRDAHAFWSGAAWNKGRAKADKVDLDTSHTALKAGATGPDGQWRQIVTIEDAEAGGCNLFDIPNLRQEYNEQDFRNLFLCEWVDDTTSFFTFEEMRRCMVDSWDEWSDFAPDLARPFGDNPVWIGYDPAQTADNASVVVVAPPAMDGGKFRVIEKLFVNGQDFQEQANRIETLTRRYNVAHIGIDTTTIGAGVYEMVRRFFPQARAITYSVEVKTRMVLKTKQLVTRRRLEFDAGWTDVAAAFMAIRRTTTASGRQTTFSAGRTKETGHADVAWAVMHAIDRLDFDGFEKAEGSSHGFMEFF
- a CDS encoding phage portal protein; this encodes MSLETFTFGDPLPAIDQRDIMGLFHSAWSGKWYEPPMSFEGLAKALNSNPHHQSAIHYKASLLASRFRPSRLLSRQDFRRLALDFLVLGNAWVERRQNRLGSTLRLQPTVGRWTRVTRDGAVVLHEGQDYAIRAPHVLHLMNIDIHQEIYGMPDYTAALQSAFLNEAATLFRRRYYLNGTHAGFILYISDPLNSQDDVEKLRDQMKGAKGIGNFKNMLLYAPSGKKDGVQLIPISEVAAKDEFFSMKNVTRDDILAAHRVPPQLLGIVPSNAGGFGSVENAAAVFIDNEIKPLMTAFEVVNDWCGEQAVAWIEA
- a CDS encoding type II toxin-antitoxin system HicB family antitoxin, translated to MRYYIGVVHQDENSAYGIHFPDVPGCFSAADTLDELLPNAAEAVALHLEGERIPRARSLEVVRRLRDVQADLKNGAFLLAVPFIHLTGRTVRANITMDAGLLDATDQAAKERGLTRSAFLADLARREMGIPAASQDYTIAEEGAPRPQKPRRLTMR